The Nocardioides sp. S-1144 genome includes a region encoding these proteins:
- a CDS encoding zinc-dependent alcohol dehydrogenase yields the protein MTISFARVSGTSEVTLDEEVTPETLPAGTVEVEVTYCGVCATDTHNYTSGGAVPPAVFGHEWTGTVRRVAADVDTVAPGTRVVACVGPPCGTCAMCVAGHAEHCDTAFAEANGVSPDAGVHGGFATGLVVAARRVMPVLDGLSDVQAALVEPTAVTFHAVRRTRQPLGAVVVVQGAGPIGLLAAQHARHAGAGRLVVIEPNAERRHAATELGFTEVFEPGDAVREHLLAITGGLGADVLYECTGAAALLQPSAELVRRGGVLSLLGFPMTDSRVSYGDWQVRELTVVGSLAYRHEDFLGAMRSIADGSVRVEGLHTGTVGLADLAALMDELDSGRTRHAKVLVDPRL from the coding sequence GTGACTATCTCCTTCGCCCGGGTCTCCGGGACCAGCGAGGTCACGCTCGACGAGGAGGTGACTCCCGAGACCCTGCCGGCCGGCACGGTCGAGGTCGAGGTCACCTACTGCGGCGTCTGCGCGACCGACACCCACAACTACACCTCCGGCGGCGCGGTCCCGCCGGCCGTCTTCGGCCACGAGTGGACCGGCACCGTCCGGCGGGTCGCCGCCGACGTCGACACCGTCGCGCCCGGCACCCGGGTCGTCGCCTGCGTGGGACCGCCGTGCGGCACCTGCGCGATGTGCGTCGCGGGGCACGCCGAGCACTGCGACACCGCCTTCGCCGAGGCCAACGGCGTCTCGCCCGACGCGGGCGTCCACGGCGGGTTCGCGACCGGGCTCGTGGTCGCCGCGCGCCGCGTCATGCCGGTCCTCGACGGGTTGAGCGACGTCCAGGCCGCGCTCGTCGAGCCGACCGCGGTCACCTTCCACGCCGTCCGGCGCACCCGGCAGCCGCTCGGCGCCGTCGTCGTCGTGCAGGGCGCCGGGCCGATCGGCCTGCTCGCCGCGCAGCACGCGCGGCACGCCGGGGCGGGCAGGCTCGTCGTCATCGAGCCCAACGCCGAGCGCCGCCATGCCGCGACCGAGCTCGGGTTCACCGAGGTCTTCGAGCCCGGCGACGCCGTCCGCGAGCACCTCCTCGCGATCACCGGCGGGCTCGGCGCCGACGTGCTGTACGAGTGCACGGGGGCCGCCGCCCTCCTGCAGCCGTCGGCCGAGCTGGTCCGCCGCGGCGGCGTCCTGTCGCTGCTCGGCTTCCCGATGACCGACTCCCGGGTCAGCTACGGCGACTGGCAGGTGCGCGAGCTGACCGTCGTCGGGTCGCTGGCCTACCGCCACGAGGACTTCCTCGGCGCGATGCGCTCGATCGCCGACGGGTCGGTGCGGGTCGAGGGGCTGCACACCGGCACCGTCGGCCTCGCCGACCTGGCCGCGCTGATGGACGAGCTCGACTCCGGGCGCACCCGGCACGCCAAGGTGCTCGTCGACCCCCGCCTCTGA
- a CDS encoding NYN domain-containing protein, translated as MASSDVRLAVLIDADNTSGAHAAAILEELATYGVPTIKRAYGDWTTSNLTGWKSALLEHAIAPIQQFANTRGKNSTDSALIIDAMDLLYGGNLDAFAIVSSDSDFTRLATRLRESGKQVYGLGRRTTPSALIAACDKFIFLEVLTAGGSAGAGDEPADPDESVAPLPDLETILRAAVEATAQEDDWAHLGSIGNHLAKRHASFDPRNYGFPKLISLVRAQTYLDVEQAGGNVTRVRLTPAAPGQATPPERQPAKKASGRRRS; from the coding sequence GTGGCTTCCAGTGACGTCCGTCTCGCCGTCCTGATCGACGCCGACAACACCTCCGGCGCCCACGCCGCCGCGATCCTGGAGGAGCTGGCGACCTACGGCGTCCCGACGATCAAGCGCGCCTACGGCGACTGGACGACGTCCAACCTCACCGGCTGGAAGAGCGCGCTGCTCGAGCACGCGATCGCCCCGATCCAGCAGTTCGCCAATACCCGCGGCAAGAACTCCACCGACTCCGCGCTCATCATCGACGCGATGGACCTGCTCTACGGCGGCAACCTCGACGCCTTCGCGATCGTCTCCAGCGACAGCGACTTCACCCGGCTGGCCACCCGGCTGCGCGAGTCCGGCAAGCAGGTCTACGGCCTGGGCCGCCGCACGACGCCGTCGGCGCTGATCGCGGCCTGCGACAAGTTCATCTTCCTCGAGGTGCTCACCGCGGGCGGCTCCGCCGGGGCGGGCGACGAGCCGGCCGACCCCGACGAGTCCGTCGCCCCGCTGCCCGACCTCGAGACGATCCTCCGGGCCGCCGTCGAGGCCACCGCGCAGGAGGACGACTGGGCCCACCTCGGCTCGATCGGCAACCACCTGGCCAAGCGGCACGCGTCCTTCGACCCGCGCAACTACGGCTTCCCGAAGCTCATCTCGCTGGTCCGCGCGCAGACCTACCTCGACGTCGAGCAGGCCGGCGGCAACGTCACCCGTGTCCGCCTGACGCCGGCCGCGCCGGGGCAGGCCACCCCGCCGGAGCGGCAACCCGCCAAGAAGGCCTCGGGGCGCCGCCGCTCCTGA
- a CDS encoding carboxylesterase family protein, whose amino-acid sequence MTSDEQVRAAPRFECDAGVVVGWRDAGVVRATGLRYARAERHAAPVAEPPVPVEDGPILATSWSPACPQVGSPLLQRMFPAGFGDLDQDEHCQALSVTVPEDAAPGDDLPVMVFLHGGSYVSGAGDVPMHDPATLVREERVVVVSVNYRLGLFGFLGHADRPANLGLLDQVEALRWVRRNVGGFGGDPGNVTAFGESAGADAVLHLMVAEGARGLFHRAIVQSAPLGITRGREAMSEAMAAEAGTIPADAPVEEVLGHYERVNDRARSFGLLGGMPFGVQYGRSPVPAEDDVEAAWAAAAPDVDVLIGTNSRETSFFVSEVPAVARVGGLPVAGRALVEPLVRLLTWRIYTRDAVRWLRRHRAAGGRGGRYTLSWGPRGNPLAGAHTVDLALLFPNPEGWAGSPLLDGAGWDDVVAAGRPVRRVWAAFARTGELAGPGCGHLTLH is encoded by the coding sequence GTGACGTCCGACGAGCAGGTCCGCGCCGCCCCCCGCTTCGAGTGCGACGCCGGGGTCGTCGTCGGGTGGCGCGACGCCGGGGTGGTCCGGGCGACCGGCCTGCGCTACGCCCGGGCCGAGCGGCACGCGGCGCCGGTCGCCGAGCCGCCGGTGCCGGTCGAGGACGGGCCGATCCTGGCGACGTCCTGGTCGCCGGCCTGCCCGCAGGTCGGGTCGCCGCTGCTGCAGCGGATGTTCCCGGCGGGCTTCGGCGACCTCGACCAGGACGAGCACTGCCAGGCGCTCTCGGTCACCGTGCCGGAGGACGCCGCCCCCGGCGACGACCTGCCGGTGATGGTCTTCCTCCACGGCGGCTCCTACGTCAGCGGCGCCGGCGACGTCCCGATGCACGACCCGGCGACGCTGGTGCGCGAGGAGCGCGTCGTGGTGGTGTCGGTGAACTACCGCCTCGGCCTGTTCGGCTTCCTCGGTCACGCCGACCGCCCGGCCAACCTCGGCCTGCTCGACCAGGTGGAGGCCCTGCGCTGGGTGCGGCGCAACGTCGGCGGCTTCGGCGGCGACCCGGGCAACGTCACGGCCTTCGGCGAGTCGGCCGGCGCGGACGCCGTCCTGCACCTGATGGTCGCCGAGGGCGCGCGCGGGCTGTTCCACCGCGCGATCGTGCAGAGCGCCCCGCTCGGGATCACCCGCGGGCGCGAGGCGATGTCGGAGGCGATGGCCGCCGAGGCCGGCACCATCCCCGCCGACGCGCCGGTGGAGGAGGTGCTGGGCCACTACGAGCGCGTCAACGACCGGGCCCGGTCGTTCGGGTTGTTGGGCGGGATGCCGTTCGGGGTCCAGTACGGGCGCTCCCCGGTGCCGGCCGAGGACGACGTCGAGGCGGCCTGGGCGGCGGCCGCGCCCGACGTCGACGTGCTCATCGGGACCAACAGCCGCGAGACCTCCTTCTTCGTCTCCGAGGTGCCGGCCGTCGCGCGGGTCGGCGGGCTCCCCGTCGCGGGCCGGGCGCTCGTCGAGCCCCTCGTGCGGCTCCTCACCTGGCGGATCTACACCCGCGACGCCGTGCGCTGGCTCCGGCGCCACCGTGCGGCGGGTGGCCGGGGCGGGCGCTACACGCTCTCCTGGGGGCCGCGCGGCAACCCGCTGGCCGGCGCCCACACCGTCGACCTCGCGCTGCTCTTCCCGAACCCCGAGGGCTGGGCCGGCTCACCGCTGCTCGACGGGGCCGGTTGGGACGACGTCGTGGCCGCCGGTCGGCCGGTACGACGGGTGTGGGCGGCGTTCGCGCGCACCGGCGAGCTCGCCGGCCCGGGCTGCGGACACCTCACGCTGCACTGA
- a CDS encoding DUF4349 domain-containing protein yields the protein MTSRRGRRLGAAAATLAVLTLAVGACSSSGSDDAGGGDGSSSTELSAEAPRAAAPEAASSAQAYLADEAGSADVDSAARSANDSTASEQPAQATRPDGAAVIRNGNVALRSEDVGAAVFGVRKIVVEARGEVSDENTEADQDGAAERSMLTLRVPEATFDDVLADLKALEGTSLVDASSSSKDVTTEVIDVDVRVELQKRSIERISILLDQATSIRDVVSIERELARREADLGSLQQRQTYLADQTSMSTITVSVERPREEAPAVEEEKEKKEETGFVAGLEGGWSAFTTVATGLFTATGAVLPFAVVLLLVGVPAWVLLRRHRPVTAATSPAPAAAGGDPSA from the coding sequence ATGACCTCACGACGTGGCCGGCGCCTGGGCGCCGCGGCAGCAACCCTGGCCGTCCTCACCCTCGCGGTGGGCGCGTGCTCCTCGAGCGGCTCCGACGACGCCGGGGGCGGTGACGGCAGCAGCTCCACCGAGTTGTCCGCCGAGGCGCCCCGCGCGGCGGCCCCCGAGGCGGCGTCCTCGGCCCAGGCCTACCTCGCCGACGAGGCGGGCAGCGCGGACGTCGACAGCGCCGCCCGGTCCGCGAACGACAGCACGGCGTCGGAGCAGCCGGCCCAGGCCACCCGCCCCGACGGGGCGGCGGTGATCCGCAACGGCAACGTGGCGCTGCGCTCCGAGGACGTCGGCGCCGCCGTCTTCGGCGTCCGGAAGATCGTCGTCGAGGCGCGTGGGGAGGTCTCCGACGAGAACACCGAGGCCGACCAGGACGGCGCCGCCGAGCGCAGCATGCTGACCCTCCGGGTGCCCGAGGCGACCTTCGACGACGTGCTGGCCGACCTGAAGGCGCTCGAGGGCACCTCCCTGGTCGACGCCTCGTCCAGCTCCAAGGACGTCACCACCGAGGTGATCGACGTCGACGTGCGGGTCGAGCTGCAGAAGCGCAGCATCGAGCGGATCAGCATCCTGCTCGACCAGGCCACCAGCATCCGCGACGTCGTGAGCATCGAGCGCGAGCTGGCCCGCCGCGAGGCCGACCTCGGCTCGCTGCAGCAGCGGCAGACCTACCTGGCCGACCAGACCTCGATGTCGACGATCACCGTCTCGGTCGAGCGGCCCCGCGAGGAGGCGCCCGCGGTGGAGGAGGAGAAGGAGAAGAAGGAGGAGACCGGGTTCGTCGCCGGCCTCGAGGGCGGGTGGTCGGCGTTCACGACCGTCGCCACCGGGCTGTTCACCGCGACCGGCGCGGTGCTGCCGTTCGCGGTCGTGCTGCTGCTGGTCGGCGTCCCGGCGTGGGTGCTCCTGCGCCGCCACCGTCCCGTGACCGCCGCAACGAGCCCGGCACCGGCCGCCGCCGGTGGCGACCCGTCAGCGTGA
- the hemE gene encoding uroporphyrinogen decarboxylase, which translates to MTTPPGPADRPVDLLAQSAFLKAVRGEPVPHTPVWYMRQAGRSLPEYLALREGVGMLESCMTPELVVEITLQPVRRYDVDAAIFFSDIVLPLKAVGVDLDIKPGVGPVVAHPVRTLADVEAIPDLTPEHVPFITEAVRTLVAELGATPLIGFAGAPFTVASYLVEGGPSKEHAKTKAMMFGAPEVWDALMRKIGAMAASYLEVQVAAGASAVQLFDSWAGALTPDDYRTHVMPHSARVLERAGALGVPRIHFGVGTSNLLGLMGEAGADVVGVDWRTPLASAIPLVGDRAVQGNLDPTLVFAPTEVMTARAAEVIEAGRAARGHVFNLGHGVIPSTDPDQLARLTEFVQTYPLSR; encoded by the coding sequence GTGACGACCCCTCCCGGACCGGCCGACCGACCCGTCGACCTGCTGGCGCAGAGCGCCTTCCTCAAGGCCGTGCGCGGGGAGCCGGTGCCGCACACCCCGGTCTGGTACATGCGACAGGCGGGCCGCTCGCTGCCGGAGTACCTCGCGCTGCGCGAGGGCGTCGGGATGCTCGAGTCGTGCATGACGCCCGAGCTGGTCGTCGAGATCACCCTGCAGCCGGTGCGGCGCTACGACGTGGACGCGGCCATCTTCTTCTCCGACATCGTGCTGCCGCTGAAGGCGGTCGGCGTCGACCTCGACATCAAGCCCGGGGTCGGCCCGGTCGTCGCGCACCCCGTGCGCACCCTCGCCGACGTCGAGGCGATCCCCGACCTCACCCCCGAGCACGTCCCCTTCATCACCGAGGCCGTGCGCACGCTGGTCGCCGAGCTGGGCGCGACGCCGCTCATCGGTTTCGCGGGTGCGCCGTTCACCGTGGCGTCCTACCTCGTCGAGGGCGGTCCGTCCAAGGAGCACGCGAAGACCAAGGCGATGATGTTCGGGGCGCCCGAGGTGTGGGACGCGCTGATGCGCAAGATCGGCGCGATGGCGGCGTCCTACCTCGAGGTCCAGGTCGCCGCCGGCGCGTCCGCCGTCCAGCTCTTCGACTCGTGGGCCGGCGCGCTCACCCCCGACGACTACCGCACGCACGTGATGCCGCACTCGGCCCGCGTGCTCGAGCGGGCCGGGGCGCTCGGCGTCCCGCGGATCCACTTCGGCGTGGGCACGTCGAACCTCCTCGGCCTGATGGGGGAGGCCGGCGCGGACGTCGTCGGCGTCGACTGGCGCACCCCGCTGGCCTCCGCGATCCCGCTCGTCGGCGACCGCGCGGTGCAGGGCAACCTCGACCCGACGCTGGTCTTCGCCCCCACCGAGGTGATGACCGCGCGCGCCGCCGAGGTGATCGAGGCGGGCCGCGCCGCCCGCGGCCACGTCTTCAACCTCGGGCACGGCGTCATCCCCTCGACCGACCCCGACCAGCTGGCCCGGCTCACCGAGTTCGTGCAGACCTACCCGCTCTCACGCTGA
- a CDS encoding DUF3000 domain-containing protein gives MVVRQESSVAPAEFRAAVAAMRAAPLRPEVFCEEMPAPQRIAPYAAALSADVTVDETDVGTGRLILLHDPDGNDAWDGTFRCVAYCRAEVELELVADPMLAHVGWSWLTDALEAHGAAHTAASGTVTRVATESFGGMAEDGGTAQVEVRASWTPVAAPDGPGGPAGFDITPHVEAWGELLCAASGLEPVPDGVVVLPSRRGQRGTPGR, from the coding sequence ATGGTGGTGCGTCAGGAGTCGAGCGTCGCGCCGGCGGAGTTCCGCGCCGCGGTCGCCGCGATGCGCGCTGCCCCGCTGCGGCCGGAGGTCTTCTGCGAGGAGATGCCGGCCCCGCAGCGGATCGCGCCGTACGCCGCCGCCCTGTCGGCCGACGTGACCGTCGACGAGACCGACGTCGGCACCGGACGGCTGATCCTGCTGCACGACCCCGACGGCAACGACGCCTGGGACGGCACCTTCCGCTGCGTCGCCTACTGCCGCGCGGAGGTCGAGCTGGAGCTGGTCGCCGACCCGATGCTCGCCCACGTCGGCTGGTCCTGGCTCACCGACGCCCTCGAGGCCCACGGCGCGGCCCACACCGCCGCCTCCGGCACCGTCACCCGGGTCGCGACCGAGAGCTTCGGCGGCATGGCCGAGGACGGCGGCACCGCCCAGGTCGAGGTCCGCGCGTCGTGGACGCCGGTCGCCGCCCCCGACGGTCCCGGCGGCCCGGCCGGGTTCGACATCACCCCGCACGTGGAGGCCTGGGGCGAGCTGCTGTGCGCGGCGTCCGGTCTCGAGCCGGTGCCCGACGGCGTCGTCGTGCTCCCGAGCCGTCGCGGCCAGCGCGGCACCCCCGGCCGATGA
- a CDS encoding HRDC domain-containing protein: MTTPADTPLPEDLEAPGTTPEDVDEAPAEPEAPPAPLLLLADGLPPLIDTEAALVEYCARLAAGTGPVAIDAERASGYRYSGRAYLIQLRRNGSGTGLVDPVAFDSLAPLAEALEGTEWILHAATQDLPCLTEVGLYPSALFDTELAGRLLGYPRVGLATLVETLVGFRMKKEHSAADWSTRPLPESWLEYAALDVEVLVELRDLLAAELEETGKAEWARQEFDALRSFTPTPRVDAWRRTSGLHRVRGRRALAAVKALWETRDELAERRDVTPGRIIPDAAIVAAAVAMPADRAELQGVKGFHGRGAERYAARWVDALTEAAELDEDDLPSRSPRGDGPPVPRAWAEKDPVAAVRLQLAREAVLALSAQHSIPVENLLTPDTLRRTLWSPPATRDPGDLLDAVVDQLTALGARAWQVALTAPVIVTAVLEADRSAQTPPETAPEAPETPAAAEAPEGQDDESDGSGS; this comes from the coding sequence ATGACCACGCCCGCCGACACTCCCCTGCCCGAGGACCTCGAGGCCCCCGGGACGACCCCCGAGGACGTCGACGAGGCGCCCGCCGAGCCCGAGGCGCCGCCCGCGCCGCTGCTGCTCCTCGCCGACGGGCTGCCGCCGCTCATCGACACCGAGGCGGCGCTGGTCGAGTACTGCGCGCGGCTCGCGGCCGGCACCGGCCCGGTGGCGATCGACGCCGAGCGCGCCTCGGGCTACCGCTACTCCGGGCGCGCCTACCTGATCCAGCTGCGCCGCAACGGCAGCGGCACCGGCCTGGTCGACCCCGTGGCCTTCGACTCCCTCGCCCCGCTGGCCGAGGCGCTCGAGGGCACCGAGTGGATCCTGCACGCCGCGACCCAGGACCTGCCGTGCCTCACCGAGGTCGGCCTGTACCCCTCGGCGCTGTTCGACACCGAGCTCGCCGGCCGGCTGCTCGGCTACCCGCGGGTCGGGCTCGCGACGCTGGTCGAGACCCTCGTCGGCTTCCGGATGAAGAAGGAGCACTCGGCCGCCGACTGGTCGACGCGCCCGCTCCCGGAGTCGTGGCTCGAGTACGCCGCCCTCGACGTCGAGGTGCTGGTCGAGCTGCGCGACCTGCTGGCCGCCGAGCTCGAGGAGACCGGCAAGGCCGAGTGGGCGCGCCAGGAGTTCGACGCGCTGCGCAGCTTCACCCCGACCCCGCGGGTCGACGCGTGGCGCCGCACCTCGGGGCTGCACCGGGTCCGCGGCCGCCGCGCCCTCGCGGCGGTCAAGGCGCTGTGGGAGACCCGCGACGAGCTCGCCGAGCGCCGCGACGTCACCCCGGGACGGATCATCCCCGACGCCGCGATCGTCGCGGCCGCCGTCGCCATGCCCGCCGACCGCGCCGAGCTGCAGGGGGTCAAGGGCTTCCACGGCCGCGGCGCCGAGCGGTACGCCGCCCGCTGGGTCGACGCGCTCACCGAGGCCGCCGAGCTCGACGAGGACGACCTGCCCAGCCGGTCGCCGCGCGGCGACGGCCCGCCGGTGCCGCGCGCCTGGGCGGAGAAGGACCCGGTCGCCGCCGTCCGGCTGCAGCTGGCCCGCGAGGCCGTGCTGGCGCTGTCGGCGCAGCACTCCATCCCGGTCGAGAACCTGCTGACCCCCGACACGCTGCGGCGCACGCTCTGGTCGCCGCCCGCGACCCGCGACCCCGGTGACCTGCTCGACGCCGTCGTCGACCAGCTCACCGCGCTCGGGGCGCGGGCGTGGCAGGTGGCGCTGACCGCACCGGTCATCGTGACCGCCGTCCTGGAGGCGGACCGGTCGGCCCAGACTCCCCCGGAGACGGCACCCGAGGCACCCGAGACTCCCGCGGCCGCCGAGGCGCCCGAGGGTCAGGACGACGAGTCGGACGGCTCCGGCTCGTAG
- a CDS encoding extracellular solute-binding protein, whose translation MRRRLSRRLALALAAVLVTSLAACDQQADDEPPPGPVTLRFGVFGSDEEVAAYQAVVDGYNAQAVSTEVELESWPDSAALAAALDAGDAAPDIFLTARRDLRGIVDAGHNAPLFDLLEARDISYGDGYSQTGIEAFSSDDDLQCMPYSVSPMVIYYNTDLIDFEAMRERGLPAPDDELEGWTFEEFEAAAAYATRPRGNVKGVSVEPRLRSLAPFLYSGGGRLFDDDADPTSLALSADENVEPLTTTLELLRGSLTLTPDQLARATPREWFERGKLAMIEGYREITPELREVDGLDFDVMPMPTLGAPATIAEISGLCLAPGERVQQAADFLVHAISDTSVATVARAGHTVPANLTVARSDAFLQPGELPAHAGVFNASAQNIVLLPVIEEGLELDEAVRPLVEEMLNGSVIDPPSLTAEIDEVSRSVLDPDYEPEPSDSSS comes from the coding sequence ATGAGACGACGCCTGAGCCGTCGGCTCGCCCTGGCCCTGGCGGCCGTCCTGGTGACGTCCCTGGCCGCGTGCGACCAGCAGGCCGACGACGAGCCGCCGCCCGGCCCGGTGACGCTGCGCTTCGGGGTGTTCGGCAGCGACGAGGAGGTCGCGGCCTACCAGGCCGTGGTCGACGGCTACAACGCGCAGGCCGTCAGCACCGAGGTCGAGCTCGAGTCGTGGCCCGACAGCGCCGCGCTCGCCGCCGCGCTCGACGCGGGCGACGCCGCGCCCGACATCTTCCTGACCGCCCGCCGCGACCTGCGGGGCATCGTCGACGCCGGCCACAACGCGCCGCTGTTCGACCTGTTGGAGGCGCGCGACATCAGCTACGGCGACGGCTACTCCCAGACCGGCATCGAGGCGTTCTCCTCCGACGACGACCTCCAGTGCATGCCCTACTCGGTCTCGCCGATGGTCATCTACTACAACACCGACCTGATCGACTTCGAGGCGATGCGCGAGCGCGGCCTGCCGGCGCCCGACGACGAGCTGGAGGGCTGGACGTTCGAGGAGTTCGAGGCCGCCGCCGCCTACGCCACCCGCCCGCGCGGCAACGTCAAGGGCGTCAGCGTCGAGCCCCGGCTGCGCAGCCTGGCGCCGTTCCTCTACTCCGGGGGCGGACGGCTCTTCGACGACGACGCCGACCCGACGTCGCTGGCCCTCTCGGCCGACGAGAACGTCGAGCCCCTCACCACCACGCTCGAGCTGCTGCGCGGATCGCTCACCCTGACCCCCGACCAGCTGGCCCGGGCCACCCCGCGCGAGTGGTTCGAGCGCGGCAAGCTCGCCATGATCGAGGGCTACCGCGAGATCACCCCCGAGCTGCGCGAGGTCGACGGCCTCGACTTCGACGTGATGCCGATGCCCACCCTCGGCGCCCCCGCCACCATCGCCGAGATCAGCGGCCTGTGCCTGGCACCGGGCGAGCGGGTCCAGCAGGCCGCCGACTTCCTCGTCCACGCCATCTCCGACACCAGCGTCGCGACCGTCGCGCGGGCCGGCCACACCGTGCCGGCCAACCTGACCGTCGCCCGCTCCGACGCGTTCCTGCAGCCCGGCGAGCTGCCCGCGCACGCGGGGGTCTTCAACGCCAGCGCGCAGAACATCGTGCTGCTGCCCGTCATCGAGGAGGGCCTCGAGCTCGACGAGGCGGTCCGGCCGCTGGTCGAGGAGATGCTCAACGGCAGCGTCATCGACCCGCCGAGCCTGACCGCCGAGATCGACGAGGTGTCCCGCTCGGTGCTCGACCCCGACTACGAGCCGGAGCCGTCCGACTCGTCGTCCTGA